The following proteins are co-located in the Primulina tabacum isolate GXHZ01 chromosome 11, ASM2559414v2, whole genome shotgun sequence genome:
- the LOC142517820 gene encoding uncharacterized protein LOC142517820 — translation MKNLAVPLFLVILPVWFYTSTAELHFSSENGECKAWLVQSIPTDMPHLSRVPGVLSSADVFRWLAGNSSRSLDIIAQYWQLIAHPQDPRSGDYGYSKDEMKRFGANEGFEVYKALERAADRDIDIRFLQHSGVYPDYTQEPSMLASGRPNVKNVTLLLSDWWGSGIVHAKVWISDRRDIYIGSANNDWKSLTQVKELGVYLVGCPNIAKKVERYFDNLWKLAHLNSSAHTSLVRDKTWQTIRKVPCWSHFLYEKERCSSPLPKSVDIKHVIGYPELSDPDMFNVTVRTPGLNHSNSKTQFSYLSFAPPELLFRKYQTDEQAWVDTIKSVGNGGSVRISTMDWLGQSQYLAQTVYWSSLSSAISEVVYAKHAKVQLLVAYWAHFINNTDPYLKDLLYTNTLCSSSRYNKCSGKVEIKYYLVPGYNLTGPAIRKGSATGNIYPGYTRVNHGKYAVSDVRAHIGTSNLIWDYFYTTAGVSFGTYNYAIVSQLQEIFEADWNSPYAVPVEPLDRGHVYSS, via the exons ATGAAAAATTTAGCAGTCCCTCTATTTCTAGTAATTCTTCCTGTTTGGTTCTACACTTCTACTGCAGAACTTCACTTTTCCTCTGAAAATGGCGAATGCAAGGCATGGCTGGTTcaatcaatcccaactgatatGCCCCATCTTTCTCGTGTGCCTGGTGTTCTTTCCAGTG CTGACGTGTTTCGATGGTTGGCTGGAAATTCTTCTCGGAGCCTGGACATAATTGCACAATACTGGCAGTTGATTGCACATCCGCAGGATCCTCGCTCCGGGGATTATGGATACTCAAAAGACGAAATGAAGAGATTTGGAGCTAATGAAGGGTTTGAGGTCTACAAAGCTTTGGAAAGAGCTGCTGATCGTGATATTGATATTCG ATTTTTACAGCACTCTGGAGTCTATCCTGATTATACCCAGGAACCAAGTATGCTTGCATCAGGAAGGCCAAACGTGAAGAATGTAACTTTACTACTTAGTGATTGGTGGGGATCTGGTATAGTTCATGCTAAGGTCTGGATTTCGGATCGTCGAGATATCTATATCGGATCGGCAAACAATGACTGGAAATCTCTAACTCAG GTAAAGGAACTTGGTGTTTATCTTGTTGGCTGTCCGAATATAGCGAAAAAAGTCGAGCGCTACTTCGACAACTTGTGGAAACTAGCCCATCTAAATTCGTCAGCTCATACCAGTTTAGTGCGGGATAAAACATGGCAGACCATTCGAAAAGTTCCGTGTTGGTCGCATTTCCTCTATGAGAAAGAAAGGTGCAG CTCACCTCTTCCTAAATCCGTGGATATCAAGCACGTAATCGGCTATCCCGAGTTATCCGACCCTGATATGTTTAATGTTACAGTTAGAACTCCTGGATTAAACCATTCAAATTCAAAGACTCAATTCAGTTATCTTTCGTTTGCTCCACCAGAG CTTTTGTTTCGTAAGTACCAAACCGATGAACAAGCCTGGGTGGATACAATCAAATCTGTTGGAAATGGAGGATCGGTTAGAATAAGTACTATGGATTGGCTTGGTCAATCACAATACTTGGCTCAGACTGTGTATTGGTCATCCCTCTCTTCTGCAATATCCGAG GTTGTCTACGCCAAGCATGCGAAGGTACAGCTATTAGTTGCATACTGGGCACATTTCATAAACAACACAGATCCATACCTAAAAGATCTCCTCTACACCAACACCCTGTGCTCTTCTTCAAGATACAACAAATGTTCTGGAAAAGTCGAGATAAAATATTATCTTGTTCCGGGATACAATCTAACTGGTCCTGCCATCAGAAAGGGCTCAGCAACCGGAAACATTTACCCCGGCTACACACGTGTCAACCATGGAAAATATGCGGTAAGCGACGTTCGAGCCCATATAGGGACCAGCAATCTAATATGGGATTACTTCTATACCACGGCAGGAGTCAGCTTTGGGACTTATAACTACGCAATCGTGTCTCAACTTCAAGAAATCTTTGAAGCCGATTGGAATTCGCCGTATGCAGTGCCAGTTGAGCCATTGGACAGAGGTCATGTGTATTCAAGCTAA
- the LOC142519214 gene encoding DNA-directed RNA polymerases IV and V subunit 2-like has translation MGGSDFPKAGPSGVNEKFSNGTTRMDIFDDMDFVCSDSEDDDVGSSFQESDEGSLKTFCKKASTAFFDQYGLISHQINSYNDFVKYGMQQLFDSIGEIVISPGYDPSKRRDDGWRQASLKFGKVTLEKPMFWTGDKFSADGGKDYLNLLPRHARLQNMTYSSKIRVDARLEVFTENLASSDKFKTGVQQQVEKTVLSVHQSDILFGSLPVMVKSDLCNEKGTEKMDCEFDHGGYFIIKGAEKTFIAQEQMCLKRLWIAKDPNWSIAYRSVAKRKKVHVKLVPKVEHISGGEKILSVYFMATEVPIWILFFALDVSNDLEVVKLIDLDIEDCRVANVLVASIHVADKNYEGFRKADNAVNHIKKLMQGCKFPPTESVEECFKNYFFPNLKSLGQKARFLAYMVKCLLEAYMGLHKVDSRDDFRNKRLELANELLERELRVHIKHAERRMVKAMQRDLYGDREIQSIEHYLDTSIITNGLSRAFSTGAWSHPYKKMERISGVVATLRRTNPLQATCDMRKTRQQVSYTGRAGDARYPHPSHWGKICFLSTPDGENCGLVKNLASLGLVSTNVLEKDGLLRKLRQCGMENLVDDTSTSLKGKQKVLLDGDWIGVVENSASFVVKLRRKRRRMEVPHQVEIKRDEHHCEVRIFADSGRILRPLLVVRNLKKIKEVKGDYTFQTLLDNGIIELVGPEEEEDCQTAWGIRYLFTTEKSRLPVKYTHCELDCSFLLGLSCGMIPFTNHDHAKRVLYQSEKHSQQAIGFSTTNPNARVDTNSHQLYYPQRPLFRTMLSDCLGKSSYSHQQRGMIPHPEFSNGQCAIVSVNVHLGYNQEDSIVMNRSSLERGMFRSEHIRSYKTEVESSEGLGKKLKPEDYISFGKTQSKIGRVDSLDDDGLPFIGANLQTGDIVIGKHSESGVDHSIKLRHTERGMVHKVVLSANDDGKNFAVVSLGQVRSPCLGDKFSSMHGQKGVLGFLESQENFPFTKQGIVPDIVINPHAFPSRQTPGQLLESALGKGIALGGALKHATPFSTPSVEDITAQLHRLGFSRWGHERVYDGRTGEAVRSLIFMGPTFYQRLTHMAEDKVKFRNTGPVHPLTRQPVADRKRFGGIKFGEMERDCLLAHGAAANLHERLFTLSDSSQIHICRSCKNVANVIQRPVFGGRKIRGPYCRFCESVEDVVRVNVPYGAKLLCQELFSMGISLKFDTELC, from the exons ATGGGTGGATCCGATTTTCCGAAAGCTGGACCTAGTGGCGTCAATGAGAAGTTTTCCAATGGCACCACCAGAATGGATATTTTCGATGATATGGACTTTGTATGTTCTGATTCTGAAGATGATGATGTGGGCAGTTCTTTTCAAGAATCAGATGAAGGGTCGTTGAAAACTTTCTGTAAGAAGGCTTCGACCGCCTTTTTTGATCAGTATGGGCTAATTAGTCACCAAATTAATTCATATAACGACTTTGTTAAGTATGGGATGCAACAATTGTTTGACTCTATTGGTGAGATTGTTATCTCGCCTGGGTATGATCCATCGAAAAGGAGAGATGATGGTTGGAGGCAGGCGTCTCTCAAATTTGGAAAGGTCACCCTTGAGAAGCCTATGTTTTGGACTGGCGATAAGTTTTCAGCTGATGGTGGGAAGGATTATTTGAATTTGTTGCCCCGGCATGCACGACTTCAGAATATGACGTACTCATCCAAGATCAGAGTCGATGCTCGTCTTGAG GTTTTTACAGAAAATCTTGCTAGCAGTGACAAGTTCAAGACTGGTGTACAACAACAAGTTGAAAAAACGGTGCTAAGTGTGCATCAGAGTGACATTCTATTTGGCAGCCTCCCGGTAATGGTGAAATCAGATTTGTGCAATGAGAAAGGAACTGAGAAAATGGATTGTGAATTTGACCATGGAGGATATTTTATTATCAAGGGTGCTGAGAAG ACGTTCATTGCACAGGAGCAAATGTGTCTAAAAAGACTGTGGATAGCAAAAGATCCAAATTGGTCAATTGCATATCGCTCAGTTGCCAAACGAAAAAAAGTTCACGTGAAGTTAGTTCCAAAAGTGGAGCACATCAGTGGAGGAGAGAAGATCCTTTCAGTTTACTTTATGGCAACTGAAGTTCCAATCTGGATTCTGTTCTTTGCCTTGGATGTTTCAAATGACCTAGAGGTTGTAAAGTTGATAGATCTGGACATTGAAGACTGCAGGGTTGCAAATGTACTTGTTGCATCAATTCATGTTGCTGATAAAAATTATGAGGGTTTCCGTAAGGCAGACAATGCAGTAAATCACATCAAGAAACTCATGCAGGGTTGCAAATTCCCACCTACAGAGTCCGTGGAAGAAtgctttaaaaattatttcttcCCTAACCTCAAAAGCTTGGGGCAGAAGGCTCGGTTTCTGGCATACATGGTAAAGTGTCTGTTAGAAGCTTACATGGGACTTCACAAAGTTGACAGCAGGGATGATTTCAGGAACAAGAGGTTGGAGTTGGCTAACGAGCTACTTGAGAGAGAATTGAGAGTTCACATAAAACATGCTGAGAGGCGCATGGTGAAAGCCATGCAAAGGGATCTTTACGGAGATCGGGAGATACAGTCAATTGAACACTATTTGGATACTTCAATAATCACGAATGGTCTTTCCAGAGCTTTTTCTACTGGAGCTTGGTCACATCCTTACAAGAAGATGGAGAGAATTTCCGGTGTTGTGGCTACTCTAAGACGAACAAATCCTTTGCAAGCAACTTGTGATATGAGGAAAACACGTCAGCAGGTTTCATACACAGGGAGGGCTGGTGATGCTAGATACCC CCACCCATCTCACTGGGGTAAGATTTGCTTCCTTTCCACACCTGATGGAGAAAATTGTGGACTAGTTAAGAATCtggcaagcttgggtcttgtcagCACTAATGTATTGGAAAAGGATGGTCTTCTTCGAAAATTACGCCAGTGTGGAATGGAAAATTTGGTTGATGATACTTCAACTTCGCTCAAAGGGAAGCAAAAGGTTTTGTTAGATGGAGATTGGATTGGAGTGGTTGAAAATTCGGCGTCATTTGTTGTTAAGCTAAGACGTAAACGTCGCAGGATGGAAGTGCCTCATCAG GTTGAAATTAAGAGAGATGAGCATCATTGTGAAGTGCGCATATTTGCTGATTCTGGAAGGATACTCCGGCCTCTTTTAGTTGTTCGAAATCTAAAGAAGATTAAAGAAGTAAAAGGAGATTATACATTTCAAACTCTATTAGATAATGGAATAATAGAACTAGTAGGACCAGAAGAAGAGGAAGATTGCCAGACTGCATGGGGAATTAGATACCTTTTCACCACTGAAAAATCTAGGCTACCTGTGAAATATACACACTGTGAGTTAGATTGCTCTTTTTTATTAGGACTAAGTTGCGGGATGATCCCCTTCACGAACCATGACCACGCGAAAAGAGTTCTCTACCAGTCTGAGAAGCACTCTCAGCAAGCAATTGGATTTTCTACGACAAATCCGAATGCCAGAGTTGATACTAATTCTCATCAGCTGTATTACCCCCAGAGGCCACTTTTCCGGACGATGCTTTCTGATTGTCTCGGAAAATCATCATATTCTCATCAGCAAAGGGGGATGATCCCACACCCCGAGTTCTCTAATGGCCAGTGCGCGATCGTGTCTGTTAATGTCCATCTGGGATACAACCAGGAGGACTCGATTGTGATGAATCGGTCATCCCTGGAGCGTGGAATGTTTCGATCTGAACATATTAGAAGCTACAAGACAGAGGTTGAGAGTTCCGAAGGATTAGGGAAAAAGCTTAAGCCTGAGGATTATATAAGCTTTGGGAAAACACAGAGCAAAATTGGACGGGTAGACAGCCTTGACGATGATGGCCTTCCCTTCATTGGTGCCAACCTCCAAACAGGCGACATAGTCATAGGAAAGCATTCTGAATCTGGGGTTGATCACAGTATTAAGCTGCGACACACTGAAAGAGGGATGGTTCACAAAGTCGTGCTTTCTGCTAATGATGATGGAAAGAACTTTGCCGTTGTATCTCTAGGACAG GTTCGTTCTCCATGTCTTGGTGACAAGTTCTCGAGTATGCATGGACAGAAGGGTGTTCTTGGGTTTCTGGAGTCGCAAGAAAACTTCCCTTTTACGAAACAAGGAATAGTCCCAGACATTGTGATAAATCCTCACGCATTTCCCTCCCGACAAACTCCTGGTCAACTTTTAGAGTCCGCCTTGGGCAAGGGGATTGCCCTGGGGGGTGCACTAAAACATGCCACCCCATTTTCAACACCATCAGTTGAAGATATTACAGCTCAACTTCATAG GCTTGGATTTTCAAGATGGGGGCATGAAAGAGTTTATGATGGTCGGACTGGAGAAGCAGTTCGTTCCCTGATTTTTATGGGCCCAACTTTCTACCAGCGCCTCACTCACATGGCCGAAGATAAAGTGAAATTTAGGAATACAGGGCCAGTCCATCCACTTACCCGCCAGCCAGTTGCGGATAGGAAGCGATTTGGTGGGATCAAATTCGGTGAGATGGAACGCGACTGTCTATTAGCTCATGGTGCAGCTGCAAATTTACACGAGCGCCTCTTCACCCTGAGTGATTCCTCTCAGATCCACATCTGCCGCAGCTGTAAGAACGTGGCCAACGTAATTCAGCGCCCAGTTTTTGGTGGCCGGAAGATTCGTGGTCCCTATTGTCGGTTCTGTGAGTCGGTGGAAGATGTAGTGAGGGTCAACGTCCCATATGGAGCAAAGCTTCTCTGTCAGGAGCTGTTCAGCATGGGAATCTCTCTCAAGTTTGATACCGAGTTGTGCTGA